One window from the genome of Pyxicephalus adspersus chromosome 6, UCB_Pads_2.0, whole genome shotgun sequence encodes:
- the FZD10 gene encoding frizzled-10, with translation MDIPAPILRSTLLLLIGVCHCTGISSIDSDRTGEGKCQAIEIPMCKDIGYNMTRMPNLMGHENQREAAIQLHEFAPLVEYGCHGHLKFFLCSLYAPMCTEQVSTPIPACRVMCEQARLKCSPIMEQFNFKWPDSLDCSKLPNKNDPNYLCMEAPNNGSDEAPRGSSMLPPIFRPRPNSGHDPLPKDIPSRVTCENSGKFHHVEKSASCAPLCTSGVDVYWSKADKKFAFIWIAVWSILCFFSSAFTVLTFLIDPQRFKYPERPIIFLSMCFCVYSIGYIIRLFAGADSIACDRDSGQLYVIQEGLESTGCTIVFLILYYFGMASSLWWVILTLTWFLAAGKKWGHEAIEANSSYFHLAAWAIPAVKTIMILVMRRVAGDELTGVCYVGSMDVNALTGFVLIPLACYLIIGTSFILSGFVALFHIRRVMKTGGENTDKLEKLMVRIGVFSVLYTVPATCVIACYFYERLNMDYWKILATQDKCKMNTQTKTLDCTMTNSIPAVEIFMVKIFMLLVVGITSGMWIWTSKTLQSWQNVFSKRLKKRTRRKPASVITSTGIYKKTQHPQKIHHGKYESAVQPPTCV, from the coding sequence ATGGATATTCCAGCTCCGATCCTCAGATCTACATTGCTTCTACTAATAGGAGTCTGCCACTGCACGGGGATCAGCTCCATAGACAGCGATCGGACCGGGGAAGGAAAATGTCAAGCCATAGAAATCCCTATGTGTAAGGACATTGGCTATAACATGACAAGGATGCCCAATCTAATGGGACATGAGAACCAGAGGGAAGCAGCCATCCAGCTGCATGAGTTTGCTCCATTGGTGGAGTATGGCTGTCATGGTCATCTGAAGTTCTTCTTGTGCTCCTTGTATGCTCCCATGTGCACTGAGCAAGTGTCCACTCCTATCCCAGCATGCAGGGTTATGTGTGAGCAGGCCAGGCTCAAGTGTTCCCCTATCATGGAGCAATTTAACTTTAAGTGGCCTGACTCCCTTGACTGCAGCAAATTGCCCAACAAAAATGACCCCAATTACTTGTGCATGGAAGCCCCTAATAATGGATCTGATGAAGCTCCCAGGGGGTCTAGTATGCTGCCTCCGATATTTAGGCCAAGACCTAATAGTGGTCATGACCCACTACCTAAGGATATCCCAAGCAGGGTGACCTGTGAGAACTCAGGAAAGTTTCACCATGTGGAGAAGAGTGCATCTTGTGCCCCTTTGTGTACATCTGGAGTTGATGTATATTGGAGCAAAGCTGATAAGAAGTTTGCCTTTATCTGGATTGCTGTCTGGTCCATATTGTGTTTCTTTTCTAGTGCTTTCACCGTCCTCACTTTTCTTATAGACCCTCAACGCTTCAAGTACCCGGAGAGGCCTATCATTTTTCTGTCCATGTGCTTCTGTGTATACTCCATAGGATACATCATTCGCCTTTTTGCTGGGGCTGACAGTATAGCTTGCGACAGGGACAGCGGACAACTTTATGTCATCCAGGAGGGCTTGGAAAGCACTGGCTGCACCATAGTGTTTCTCATCCTCTATTACTTTGGCATGGCGAGTTCTCTATGGTGGGTCATTTTGACACTGACATGGTTTTTGGCTGCTGGGAAGAAATGGGGACATGAAGCTATTGAAGCAAATAGTAGCTATTTCCATCTAGCTGCCTGGGCTATCCCAGCTGTGAAGACCATCATGATTTTGGTAATGAGGAGAGTGGCTGGGGATGAACTAACAGGGGTCTGTTATGTGGGGAGCATGGATGTCAATGCCCTGACAGGCTTTGTGCTTATTCCCTTAGCATGCTACCTCATTATAGGCACCTCATTTATCCTGTCTGGGTTTGTGGCCCTCTTCCATATCAGAAGAGTGATGAAAACAGGAGGAGAGAATACTGACAAGTTGGAGAAACTAATGGTCAGAATTGGGGTCTTCTCTGTCCTGTACACTGTTCCAGCCACCTGTGTCATAGCTTGCTACTTTTACGAACGACTTAACATGGACTACTGGAAAATATTAGCCACGCAGGATAAGTGTAAAATGAACACTCAGACTAAGACCTTAGACTGTACCATGACAAATTCTATCCCAGCAGTAGAAATATTCatggtgaaaatatttatgtTGTTAGTGGTGGGTATCACTAGCGGGATGTGGATATGGACTTCTAAGACCCTACAATCCTGGCAAAATGTTTTCAGCAAAAGATTAAAGAAAAGGACCAGGAGGAAACCTGCCAGTGTCATCACAAGTACGGGAATCTACAAAAAAACTCAACACCCACAAAAAATTCACCATGGAAAATATGAATCAGCCGTACAGCCGCCAACCTGTGTATGA